In Limisalsivibrio acetivorans, one genomic interval encodes:
- a CDS encoding chemotaxis protein CheW: MNDMQDLVQDFILETDEIIESLDQDLVELEGKKSDLDLLNKIFRAAHTMKGASSFLGFDKMSGVTHHAEEILNKLRKNEMQMNATIMDILLEFVDVTKQILADIKEGTDTVKVDSIMEKLKLANDGKFDQIEGARKPNESSEEPASKPASGGGESGGAPAPARGKPEGGGDVSQVKKAALSIEQTIRVDVSRLDSLMNLVGELVLSRNRIGQISSDLEKKFEGEYLIEQLLETTSQIGLITTELQLAVMKTRMVPIGKVFNKFPRMVRDLSREKGKEVELIITGEETELDKSVVEEIGDPLIHMIRNSVDHGVEDPETRKRAGKPAKGEVHLSAYHEGNHIVIEIKDDGKGMDAEALKGKAIEKGVITPDEAKNLDEEGAYNLIFKPGFSTAEKITNISGRGVGMDVVKTNIEKLNGIINIESEYGQGSRFRLKLPLTLAIIQALLVEVSGEIFAIPLVSVVETVRINEKEIHNFEGREVLKLRDSVLSLLRLDEIYELEGTYNDDIYVVVVGLAEKRLGFIVDKLVGQEEIVIKSLGEYLGGNAGIAGATIMGDGRVRLIIDVAGVIEIAGKMPRRSRKKKASKAEKKSDKSVNVLVVDDSATDRKIMHRLLDSTGWVGVTEVSSGKDALRYLDSNEPDIIITDIMMPEIDGYELARMIREKGFDNPIIAVSGRSEITDRKKVSAAGINAFILKPVNLQTLLDKIDELYAQKADS, from the coding sequence ATGAACGATATGCAGGATCTTGTACAGGATTTTATTCTGGAAACAGATGAAATTATAGAGAGCCTTGATCAGGACTTGGTGGAGCTAGAAGGTAAGAAGAGCGACCTGGATCTTCTGAACAAGATCTTCCGTGCAGCTCATACCATGAAGGGGGCGTCCTCCTTCCTCGGCTTCGATAAGATGAGCGGTGTAACCCACCACGCAGAAGAGATTCTCAACAAGCTGAGAAAGAATGAAATGCAGATGAACGCCACGATCATGGATATCCTCCTTGAATTCGTTGACGTAACTAAGCAGATCCTTGCCGATATCAAAGAGGGCACGGATACTGTGAAGGTAGATTCCATAATGGAGAAGCTTAAGCTTGCTAACGACGGCAAGTTCGATCAGATAGAAGGGGCAAGAAAGCCCAATGAATCCTCCGAAGAGCCTGCTTCAAAACCCGCCTCCGGCGGTGGAGAGAGCGGTGGAGCACCTGCACCTGCACGTGGCAAACCCGAAGGTGGTGGGGACGTTTCCCAGGTTAAAAAGGCCGCACTCTCCATTGAGCAGACGATCCGTGTTGATGTATCCAGGCTCGATTCACTCATGAACCTTGTGGGTGAGCTTGTTCTCAGCAGAAACCGTATAGGCCAGATCTCCTCCGACCTTGAGAAGAAGTTCGAGGGTGAGTATCTCATCGAGCAGCTTCTGGAAACCACATCCCAGATAGGCCTTATTACCACAGAGCTTCAGCTTGCCGTTATGAAGACCAGAATGGTACCCATCGGTAAGGTATTTAATAAATTCCCCAGAATGGTTCGTGACCTCTCCCGTGAGAAGGGTAAAGAGGTTGAGCTTATAATCACCGGTGAAGAGACGGAGCTTGACAAATCCGTAGTTGAAGAGATCGGTGACCCACTTATCCACATGATCAGAAACTCCGTTGACCACGGCGTTGAGGATCCTGAAACCAGAAAACGTGCCGGAAAGCCCGCAAAGGGTGAGGTTCACCTCTCTGCATACCATGAGGGGAACCACATCGTAATCGAGATCAAAGACGATGGAAAGGGTATGGACGCAGAGGCTCTTAAGGGAAAGGCTATTGAGAAGGGAGTTATAACGCCCGACGAGGCCAAGAATCTTGACGAGGAGGGTGCTTACAATCTTATCTTCAAGCCCGGCTTCTCCACTGCAGAGAAAATAACGAACATATCAGGCCGTGGCGTTGGTATGGACGTTGTTAAGACAAATATAGAAAAACTCAACGGTATTATTAATATAGAGTCCGAATACGGGCAGGGCTCCCGCTTCCGTCTTAAGCTGCCTCTCACTCTCGCCATCATACAGGCGCTCCTTGTTGAGGTTAGCGGAGAGATATTTGCAATACCCCTCGTTTCCGTTGTGGAGACGGTGCGCATAAACGAAAAGGAGATCCATAACTTCGAAGGAAGGGAGGTTCTCAAGCTTCGTGATTCTGTTCTCAGCCTGCTCAGGCTCGATGAGATATATGAGCTGGAGGGAACCTACAACGATGATATCTATGTTGTCGTGGTGGGCCTTGCGGAGAAGAGACTCGGCTTCATAGTGGACAAGCTGGTTGGCCAGGAGGAGATCGTTATCAAATCCCTCGGCGAATATCTCGGCGGAAACGCCGGAATCGCCGGAGCCACAATTATGGGCGATGGCCGTGTGAGGCTTATTATCGATGTTGCCGGAGTTATAGAGATAGCCGGCAAGATGCCCCGCCGCTCCAGAAAGAAGAAGGCCTCCAAGGCGGAGAAGAAGTCGGACAAGAGTGTAAACGTTCTCGTTGTGGATGATTCCGCCACGGACAGAAAGATTATGCACAGACTCCTCGATTCCACCGGCTGGGTGGGAGTAACCGAGGTATCCTCCGGTAAGGATGCGCTGAGGTATCTTGATTCCAACGAGCCCGATATTATCATTACGGACATCATGATGCCCGAGATAGACGGTTATGAGCTTGCTAGAATGATACGTGAGAAGGGCTTCGATAACCCGATCATCGCAGTATCCGGCAGATCCGAGATAACCGACAGGAAGAAGGTGAGCGCCGCTGGAATAAACGCATTCATACTTAAGCCTGTTAACCTCCAGACTCTGCTGGACAAGATTGATGAACTTTATGCCCAGAAGGCTGACAGCTAG
- the fliN gene encoding flagellar motor switch protein FliN: MKKNLEASKYTAFTGVITEMFGTTLDSMFEADAAVSLSEAFAGDADEIMSGYEEQVVVLATEEKSGFDAGIFFKTKDITMMASLMLMMESEGSEELEDDDKDAVKELCSQMLASVTVPLDEKLGTKVAFKVDDVMKNENSALFQSESYFCADMSLTVGERESTMRFFMDEALLDMFDSGGDAGAADEPDFGEQFTFPDDDDDGGMPDFGGGGGDSMPGGQNMDMLLDIDVPVSVKMGSTKMFLKDILTLGSGNVIELDESADEAVELVVNNKVIARGEVVIVDGYFGFRIKEIVSRAERLKKLKD; this comes from the coding sequence ATGAAGAAGAATCTGGAAGCGAGTAAGTACACAGCATTCACCGGTGTAATCACCGAGATGTTCGGTACCACTTTGGACAGCATGTTTGAGGCTGATGCCGCCGTTTCGCTGAGTGAGGCTTTTGCCGGGGATGCGGATGAGATCATGTCCGGATATGAGGAGCAGGTTGTTGTTCTTGCAACCGAGGAAAAATCCGGATTTGATGCAGGAATATTCTTTAAGACAAAGGATATAACCATGATGGCCTCCCTTATGCTCATGATGGAGTCCGAGGGGAGCGAAGAGCTTGAGGATGACGACAAGGATGCTGTGAAGGAGCTTTGTTCACAGATGCTTGCCTCGGTTACCGTTCCGCTGGATGAGAAGCTCGGCACTAAGGTTGCCTTCAAAGTTGACGATGTTATGAAGAACGAGAACTCCGCACTTTTTCAGTCGGAGAGCTATTTCTGTGCGGATATGAGCCTTACCGTGGGTGAGCGTGAATCAACCATGCGTTTCTTCATGGACGAGGCCCTGCTTGATATGTTCGATTCCGGCGGAGATGCTGGTGCTGCGGACGAGCCCGATTTTGGTGAACAGTTCACCTTCCCCGATGACGATGATGACGGCGGAATGCCCGACTTCGGCGGGGGTGGCGGCGACTCCATGCCGGGCGGACAGAATATGGATATGCTTTTGGACATCGATGTTCCCGTTAGTGTTAAAATGGGGTCGACCAAGATGTTTCTTAAGGATATACTAACATTAGGGTCTGGTAATGTTATCGAACTGGACGAATCCGCCGATGAGGCGGTTGAGCTTGTGGTAAACAATAAAGTCATAGCAAGAGGCGAAGTAGTTATTGTCGACGGTTACTTTGGTTTCAGGATCAAGGAAATTGTAAGCAGGGCTGAAAGACTCAAAAAATTAAAAGATTGA
- a CDS encoding response regulator: MAFDHVVITVDDSSTMRRIIKNTLQKIGFSNILEAANGVEALDVMAKNDVDVVVTDWNMPEMDGLTFVKTLRSKEEYKELPILMVTTEAAKEDILTALKSGVNNYVVKPFTPDTLKEKIYKLLGL, encoded by the coding sequence ATGGCGTTTGATCACGTGGTAATTACTGTGGACGACTCTTCCACGATGAGGCGGATCATTAAAAATACACTCCAGAAGATAGGTTTTTCTAACATACTCGAAGCGGCTAACGGTGTAGAAGCTCTTGACGTCATGGCTAAGAATGATGTTGATGTTGTTGTTACCGACTGGAACATGCCCGAGATGGACGGCCTTACTTTTGTGAAAACACTCAGATCCAAGGAAGAATACAAGGAACTCCCTATCCTTATGGTTACCACAGAGGCCGCAAAGGAAGATATTCTTACTGCCCTTAAGAGCGGTGTTAACAACTATGTAGTTAAACCTTTCACCCCGGATACTCTCAAAGAGAAGATATACAAACTTCTGGGACTTTGA
- a CDS encoding OmpA family protein — MLLLLLLAVIVSSGGADAARDDGRKTYKVHVTKDGSKVVTALKFRAYSTEDARDQASLNGWVILKVEEAEPPPGPFLDDRFKLNKPEQMQESKDSSNDMEGLEPLAPADNGTGDTVSQMPAIDEDNLTEITTLYFNIGEFTAEIPAEVSAELDKLDAEKDYVILGHTDSLAVIGNNGYDTNFSLSRRRADFLKSLLVQRGISSMNISTIGLGTLRPDAENTPEGQRLNRRAELYERR, encoded by the coding sequence ATGCTCCTCCTGCTGCTCCTGGCAGTGATCGTTTCATCTGGTGGCGCTGATGCTGCCCGGGATGACGGGCGTAAAACCTATAAGGTTCATGTAACCAAAGATGGGAGCAAGGTTGTAACAGCACTGAAATTCAGGGCGTACAGCACAGAGGACGCCCGCGACCAGGCCTCTTTGAACGGTTGGGTCATTCTCAAGGTTGAAGAGGCTGAACCCCCTCCAGGTCCTTTCCTTGATGACAGGTTCAAACTGAACAAACCAGAGCAGATGCAGGAGAGTAAGGACTCCTCCAATGATATGGAGGGGCTTGAGCCTTTGGCACCGGCAGATAACGGCACCGGCGATACGGTATCTCAGATGCCTGCAATAGATGAGGATAACCTTACCGAGATTACAACCCTCTATTTCAATATAGGCGAATTCACCGCCGAAATCCCCGCCGAAGTCTCCGCCGAACTTGATAAGCTCGATGCTGAGAAAGACTACGTTATCCTCGGCCATACAGACAGCCTGGCTGTTATAGGAAATAACGGATACGATACAAACTTCTCTCTATCCCGCCGCCGTGCGGACTTTCTTAAATCTCTCCTTGTTCAGAGGGGGATCTCGTCCATGAATATCTCAACCATAGGCCTTGGTACCCTCCGCCCCGATGCAGAAAACACCCCTGAAGGGCAGAGGCTGAACCGCAGAGCGGAGCTTTATGAACGAAGATAG
- the fliM gene encoding flagellar motor switch protein FliM: MADILSQEEIDALLSTVSTEEDLSDDSLQQLDFVPKKISVYDFRRPDRVSKEQLRSIRNLHDKFARNFSSSLSNFLRTITDITLVSVDQMTYGEFLMSLPDPTSFNILSMIPMEGNSVLEINPSLIFPIVDKLLGGQGQPLFQSRELTNLEQHIIEGILSLILKDLEEVWRQIVPNVRLKKELSENSPHIIQIVAQNEVVVLVVFEVKFGEATGMMNLCIPAIVLEPVLGKISSQDWLIGAKKGKFGDNEEHILEMLEAIPIEMRTNLGGTRLTIEDILNLKQGELVMLDMKSNLPVDVFVNNDKKFNGQMGTLGVKKAVKITDIIVESVDEEESGSE, encoded by the coding sequence ATGGCGGATATCCTTAGTCAGGAGGAAATTGATGCTTTGCTGTCGACGGTGTCGACGGAAGAGGACCTCTCAGACGATTCGCTCCAACAGCTTGATTTCGTACCGAAGAAGATCTCGGTTTACGACTTCCGGAGACCAGACAGGGTCTCGAAGGAACAGCTGCGCTCAATCCGCAACCTCCATGATAAATTCGCCAGAAACTTCTCCTCCTCACTTTCCAACTTTCTGAGAACCATTACCGACATTACTCTTGTGAGTGTTGACCAGATGACATACGGCGAGTTCCTCATGTCTCTCCCCGATCCCACAAGCTTTAATATTCTCAGTATGATACCGATGGAGGGGAACAGTGTCCTTGAGATAAACCCCTCGCTCATCTTTCCCATAGTCGACAAGCTCCTCGGCGGGCAGGGACAGCCCCTCTTCCAGTCCAGAGAGCTTACCAACCTTGAACAGCACATTATTGAAGGGATCCTCTCCCTTATCCTCAAGGATCTTGAAGAGGTTTGGAGGCAGATCGTTCCCAACGTCCGTCTCAAGAAGGAGCTCAGCGAGAACAGCCCCCATATTATCCAGATCGTTGCCCAGAACGAGGTTGTGGTTCTTGTGGTATTCGAGGTGAAATTCGGAGAAGCCACTGGTATGATGAACCTGTGCATACCCGCCATCGTCCTTGAACCTGTCCTCGGTAAGATAAGCTCCCAGGACTGGCTTATCGGAGCAAAGAAAGGTAAATTCGGCGACAACGAGGAGCATATACTTGAGATGCTTGAGGCGATCCCTATTGAGATGAGAACAAACCTCGGCGGGACAAGGCTCACAATTGAAGATATACTGAACCTTAAGCAGGGGGAACTTGTTATGCTTGATATGAAGAGCAACCTCCCTGTGGACGTGTTCGTTAATAACGATAAAAAATTCAACGGCCAGATGGGCACCCTGGGTGTTAAAAAGGCCGTTAAAATTACTGATATAATAGTGGAAAGTGTTGATGAAGAAGAATCTGGAAGCGAGTAA
- a CDS encoding protein phosphatase CheZ — MAEFRDVNELLDIARSINEGNYDVVDVDVTPESELYHIADYFSQAVKKLRTVSSAIEDAYEDLPGFSGILNSVIDESKEASESVLECVDKINFNIDDIKENITLLRKYAEAGDFNKMSGVIDRLRDKGVAGQDVSFDIIASLEFQDITKQKIDKLIKIIYDLQERLTHLVLMLGIKEKKIDVETLEKLKEKDGVVENQNLVDELLNEFGV; from the coding sequence ATGGCAGAGTTCAGGGATGTTAACGAGCTTCTTGATATTGCAAGAAGTATCAATGAAGGTAACTACGATGTCGTTGATGTTGATGTAACACCCGAGAGCGAACTGTACCATATTGCGGATTATTTCAGCCAGGCTGTCAAAAAACTCAGAACCGTATCAAGTGCTATCGAAGATGCCTATGAGGACCTCCCCGGCTTCAGTGGAATACTAAACAGCGTTATTGATGAATCAAAGGAAGCATCCGAAAGTGTTCTGGAGTGCGTTGATAAGATTAATTTCAATATTGATGATATAAAAGAAAACATTACTTTATTAAGAAAGTACGCCGAAGCGGGCGATTTCAATAAGATGAGTGGAGTTATCGACAGGCTCCGTGATAAAGGGGTTGCCGGACAGGATGTCAGCTTCGACATCATAGCCTCCCTTGAGTTTCAGGATATTACAAAGCAAAAGATTGATAAGCTTATTAAGATAATATACGACCTTCAAGAAAGATTGACACACCTTGTGCTGATGCTTGGTATAAAAGAGAAGAAGATAGATGTTGAAACACTGGAGAAGCTTAAAGAGAAGGACGGGGTTGTGGAAAACCAGAACCTTGTGGACGAGCTTCTCAACGAGTTTGGAGTTTAA
- a CDS encoding protein-glutamate methylesterase/protein-glutamine glutaminase, which yields MSKVRVVVVDDSAFMRKAIESMIAKDPDIEIVGQARNGFEAVDMAKKLRPDVMTLDIEMPRMDGLTALQKIMEENPLPVIMVSSLTTEGADATIKALEYGAVDFISKDKSFASFGVMKIEDELRNKIKSFARRKGIIRRMPVRKPMRPSAPAAQRQPQAPSKPEATKTVSRGFGKKLVVIGTSTGGPQSLQKVIPRIPANFPCPIVIVQHMPPNFTKSLATRLDSLSKLKVIEAQGNEKLEPGTVYIAKGGNHLKLKRAGSGLLTGISSEPEGSLHVPSVDVTVESIANVAGTDTLGVIMTGMGSDGRKGLQMLKQRGGNVIAQDEESCIVYGMPRAVIEAGISDEIVPLDDIFNRIIFHCK from the coding sequence ATGAGTAAGGTTAGAGTGGTAGTTGTTGATGATTCCGCTTTCATGAGAAAGGCGATCGAATCTATGATCGCCAAGGACCCTGATATTGAGATCGTCGGGCAGGCGAGAAACGGCTTTGAGGCCGTTGATATGGCTAAAAAGCTAAGACCCGATGTTATGACCCTTGATATAGAGATGCCCCGTATGGACGGGCTTACAGCGTTGCAGAAGATAATGGAGGAGAATCCTCTCCCCGTTATCATGGTTAGTTCCCTTACAACGGAAGGTGCCGATGCAACTATAAAGGCGCTGGAATACGGTGCAGTGGACTTCATATCCAAGGATAAGTCCTTTGCCAGCTTCGGCGTAATGAAGATAGAGGATGAGCTTCGCAACAAGATAAAAAGCTTCGCCCGCAGAAAGGGTATTATACGCAGGATGCCCGTTCGAAAACCGATGCGCCCCTCCGCTCCGGCGGCCCAGAGACAGCCCCAGGCTCCCTCAAAGCCCGAGGCGACAAAGACCGTCAGCCGTGGTTTCGGCAAGAAGCTGGTGGTTATCGGCACCTCTACGGGGGGACCGCAGTCGCTCCAGAAGGTTATACCCCGTATCCCTGCAAACTTTCCCTGTCCTATCGTCATAGTTCAGCATATGCCGCCGAACTTCACAAAATCACTCGCCACAAGGCTCGATTCCCTCAGCAAGCTGAAGGTCATCGAAGCTCAGGGGAATGAGAAGCTGGAGCCTGGTACTGTTTACATAGCAAAGGGTGGTAACCACCTTAAGCTTAAGAGGGCCGGCTCCGGCCTGCTTACGGGTATATCTTCGGAACCCGAGGGAAGCCTCCATGTGCCCAGTGTGGATGTAACCGTGGAATCCATTGCAAACGTTGCAGGAACCGATACCCTGGGCGTTATCATGACAGGTATGGGGAGTGACGGACGCAAAGGACTTCAGATGCTTAAGCAGAGAGGGGGGAATGTTATAGCTCAGGACGAAGAGAGCTGTATCGTCTACGGTATGCCCAGAGCCGTTATTGAGGCGGGTATATCCGATGAGATTGTTCCCCTTGACGATATATTCAACAGGATCATATTCCACTGTAAATAA